A single window of Gossypium hirsutum isolate 1008001.06 chromosome A10, Gossypium_hirsutum_v2.1, whole genome shotgun sequence DNA harbors:
- the LOC107897194 gene encoding uncharacterized protein gives MLSTKSESDITSLAPSSPSRSPKRPVYYVQSPSRDSHDGDKSSTMQPSPMESPSHPSSVGRHSRNSSASRFSGIFRSSSGRKGGRKRNDKGWPECGVIMEEGPYDEFEDKAFTRRCQALIALFTFVVLFTVFCLIIWGASRPYKAEILVKSFAVHNFYIGEGSDFSGVPTKLLTVNGTLKLSVYNPATIFGIHVTSNPVNLVYSEIPVATGQLKKYYQPRKSRRTVSVVLEGKKVPLYGAGSTLTFTQNGAAEIPLVLKFEVRSRGNVVGKLVRTKHLKQISCPLVIDSTKTKLIKFKKTTCTYH, from the exons ATGCTGTCAACGAAGTCGGAATCGGATATCACAAGCCTTGCTCCATCATCACCGTCGAGGTCTCCCAAACGTCCCGTATACTATGTTCAGAGTCCATCACGAGACTCTCATGATGGAGACAAGTCATCCACCATGCAACCGAGTCCCATGGAGTCGCCTTCACACCCTTCCTCCGTTGGCCGCCATTCCAGGAACTCTTCGGCTAGTCGGTTTTCGGGGATATTCCGCTCGTCCTCCGGTAGGAAAGGGGGGAGGAAGAGGAATGATAAAGGGTGGCCTGAGTGTGGGGTAATTATGGAAGAAGGGCCCTATGATGAGTTCGAGGATAAGGCTTTCACTAGGCGTTGCCAGGCCTTGATTGCTCTTTTCACTTTTGTGGTATTGTTTACTGTGTTTTGCTTGATTATTTGGGGTGCCAGCAGGCCTTACAAAGCTGAAATCCTGGTCAAG AGCTTTGCAGTGCACAACTTCTATATCGGGGAAGGTTCAGATTTCTCAGGGGTACCAACAAAATTGCTGACTGTCAATGGCACCTTGAAGCTGAGTGTATACAACCCTGCTACAATATTTGGGATTCATGTTACTTCCAATCCCGTCAATCTCGTATACTCAGAAATTCCCGTTGCAACCGGTCAG CTGAAGAAATATTATCAGCCAAGGAAGAGCCGTAGGACTGTATCAGTGGTGTTGGAAGGGAAAAAAGTGCCACTTTATGGGGCTGGATCAACCTTAACATTTACACAAAATGGTGCTGCAGAAATTCCTTTGGTACTGAAGTTTGAAGTCCGGTCGAGGGGAAATGTGGTCGGGAAACTTGTGAGAACGAAGCACCTGAAACAAATTTCTTGCCCTTTGGTCATTGATTCTACAAAGACCAAGCTCATTAAATTCAAGAAAACCACATGCACATATCACTGA